From Hartmannibacter diazotrophicus, a single genomic window includes:
- a CDS encoding RT0821/Lpp0805 family surface protein codes for MLTKNLIAVGMIGAALAGCASDPQYGGGNKAGLGTLAGAVAGGAIGSAFGQGSGKVAAIAGGALLGGFLGNQIGARLDEEDRQRAMNAQYYALESGTPQQWTNQNTGRYGAVSVSPVQQINSSQCRSYTSTIYIDGQPQVSRGTACRNPDGTWQQLN; via the coding sequence ATGCTGACGAAGAATTTGATTGCGGTTGGAATGATCGGCGCGGCGCTTGCCGGATGCGCGTCCGACCCGCAATACGGCGGCGGCAACAAGGCGGGCCTCGGCACGCTTGCCGGTGCTGTCGCCGGTGGTGCTATCGGCAGCGCCTTCGGACAGGGCAGCGGCAAGGTCGCGGCCATTGCCGGCGGTGCACTGCTCGGCGGATTCCTGGGCAACCAGATCGGCGCGCGGCTTGACGAGGAAGATCGTCAGCGGGCCATGAATGCGCAGTACTATGCCCTCGAATCGGGAACTCCGCAGCAGTGGACGAACCAGAACACCGGCCGATATGGCGCGGTTTCGGTGAGCCCGGTGCAGCAGATCAACAGCTCGCAGTGCCGCAGCTACACGAGCACGATCTATATCGACGGTCAGCCTCAGGTGTCTCGCGGCACGGCCTGCCGCAATCCCGACGGGACCTGGCAGCAGCTGAACTGA
- a CDS encoding cytochrome c, with translation MIGRLAAIAVVGAGLGAAAFWFLTTPVVIEAAELPDHAADLENGARMFHAGGCSSCHAAPGAKGDDKLKLGGGLELKTDFGIFRVPNISPDPETGIGRWSPVDFVNAVMHGVSPQGEHLYPSFPYASYSRMKVEDVLDLKAFLDTLPKVSHRVAGHDLPFPFSIRRGVGLWKLLYLDPAPVVRFAQPDGEVARGQYLVEGPGHCGECHTPRDFAGGLILSKWLEGAPNPDGKGVIPGITPASKEVGDWTGDDIVYALETGFTPSYDSFGGSMVEVQENLAQLPKADLEAIAAYLKALPGEGANTR, from the coding sequence ATGATCGGAAGACTGGCCGCGATTGCCGTCGTCGGTGCGGGGCTCGGTGCCGCCGCCTTCTGGTTTCTGACGACCCCGGTGGTCATCGAGGCGGCTGAATTACCGGACCATGCGGCCGATCTCGAGAACGGTGCGCGGATGTTTCACGCGGGCGGCTGCTCGTCCTGCCATGCGGCGCCGGGCGCCAAGGGAGACGACAAGCTGAAGCTTGGCGGCGGGCTCGAACTGAAAACCGATTTCGGCATCTTTCGCGTTCCCAATATTTCCCCTGATCCGGAAACGGGAATCGGGCGGTGGTCTCCCGTCGATTTCGTCAACGCGGTGATGCATGGGGTCTCGCCGCAGGGGGAGCATCTCTACCCATCCTTCCCCTATGCATCCTACAGCCGGATGAAAGTGGAGGATGTCCTCGATCTGAAGGCATTCCTCGATACGTTGCCGAAGGTCTCGCACCGCGTTGCCGGGCATGACCTGCCGTTTCCGTTTTCGATCCGACGGGGAGTCGGCCTGTGGAAACTCCTCTACCTTGATCCCGCCCCGGTGGTCCGGTTTGCCCAGCCGGACGGCGAGGTGGCCCGGGGGCAGTATCTGGTCGAAGGGCCTGGCCATTGCGGCGAGTGTCACACGCCGAGGGACTTTGCCGGCGGCCTGATCCTCTCCAAATGGCTCGAGGGCGCGCCGAATCCCGACGGGAAGGGTGTGATTCCCGGCATAACGCCTGCGTCGAAGGAGGTTGGCGACTGGACCGGCGACGACATCGTCTATGCGTTGGAAACCGGCTTCACGCCATCCTATGACAGCTTCGGCGGATCCATGGTCGAGGTTCAGGAGAATCTGGCGCAGCTGCCGAAAGCCGATCTGGAAGCGATCGCCGCCTATCTGAAGGCGCTCCCGGGGGAGGGAGCCAATACGCGCTAG
- a CDS encoding porin: MKLKSILLGTAALAGMTHGALAADAMAEAPVPTAVNYVEVCDAQGAGFFVIPGKETCFKIDGRVRTGFKYDEDGTTNPAGGTADAYTWFADARIGFDARTASDYGPVRSYFRIKVSSSGNVVADQAFVQVGYLLTGYSDSDVLAAAGLDETGEYGNFRDVTFGLPTDDNGGLQFDLLADDLGGGFFAGVQVIDGGAAGTFSQQYNKTAESVAFGGVVGITGQPWGAASLFAMYDDEDDQVSVRATGNFNVMEGLQIAAVIGYMTNNDGNVGYMAQGNVDTVALGLGASYDVTSDVNVYLSGIYGFNDNSTSDSYDILGGAAWTFAEGTSLVGEVSYTDNPGVSGAVGATVGLIRKW, from the coding sequence ATGAAACTCAAGAGCATCCTGCTCGGTACCGCCGCTCTCGCCGGCATGACGCACGGCGCTCTCGCTGCCGACGCCATGGCTGAGGCTCCGGTTCCGACGGCTGTCAACTACGTCGAAGTTTGCGACGCTCAGGGCGCGGGCTTCTTCGTCATCCCCGGCAAGGAAACCTGCTTCAAGATCGATGGCCGCGTTCGTACCGGTTTCAAGTACGACGAAGACGGCACGACCAACCCGGCTGGTGGCACGGCTGATGCCTACACCTGGTTCGCCGACGCTCGTATCGGCTTCGACGCCCGTACGGCTTCCGACTACGGTCCGGTTCGCTCCTACTTCCGTATCAAGGTCTCGAGCTCGGGCAACGTTGTTGCTGACCAGGCCTTCGTTCAGGTTGGCTACCTCCTGACCGGTTATTCGGACAGTGACGTTCTCGCCGCGGCCGGTCTCGACGAGACGGGTGAATACGGTAACTTCCGCGACGTGACCTTCGGTCTGCCGACCGACGACAACGGCGGTCTCCAGTTCGACCTCCTCGCTGACGACCTCGGCGGCGGCTTCTTCGCCGGTGTTCAGGTCATCGACGGTGGCGCGGCTGGTACCTTCTCGCAGCAGTACAACAAGACCGCTGAGAGCGTTGCCTTCGGTGGTGTTGTCGGTATCACGGGTCAGCCGTGGGGTGCCGCCAGCTTGTTCGCCATGTATGACGATGAAGACGACCAGGTTTCGGTTCGTGCCACTGGCAACTTCAACGTCATGGAAGGCCTGCAGATCGCTGCGGTCATCGGTTACATGACCAACAACGACGGTAACGTCGGCTACATGGCTCAGGGCAATGTCGACACTGTCGCTCTCGGCCTCGGTGCCAGCTACGACGTGACGTCTGACGTCAACGTCTACCTGTCGGGCATCTACGGCTTCAACGACAACAGCACGTCTGACAGCTACGACATCCTCGGTGGTGCTGCCTGGACGTTCGCTGAGGGCACCTCGCTCGTCGGCGAAGTCAGCTACACCGACAACCCGGGTGTCAGCGGTGCTGTCGGCGCCACGGTCGGTCTGATCCGCAAGTGGTAA
- the dapA gene encoding 4-hydroxy-tetrahydrodipicolinate synthase, with amino-acid sequence MFKGSITALVTPFRDGAFDVAAFEAFVDWQISEGTHGLVPVGTTGESPTLTHDEHKRVVEVCIKTSAGRVPVIAGAGSNNTLEAIDLAVFAEKAGADALLVVTPYYNKPNQEGLFQHFKAVNDAVGLPIFIYNIPGRSIVDMSVETMARLYELPNIVGVKDATAKVDRVSAQRAAMGPDFVQLSGEDATALAFMAHGGHGCISVTSNVAPRLCAQFQEACMAGDYAGALEIQDKLFPLHQALFVEPNPQGPKYALSLLGRVENEMRLPMVPVTSPTQQVIRQAMVHAGLLN; translated from the coding sequence ATGTTCAAGGGTTCGATCACGGCGCTGGTGACGCCGTTCCGCGATGGTGCGTTTGACGTCGCGGCTTTTGAGGCTTTCGTGGATTGGCAGATCTCGGAGGGCACGCACGGTCTGGTCCCGGTCGGGACGACAGGCGAGAGCCCGACGCTGACCCATGACGAGCACAAACGTGTGGTCGAAGTCTGCATCAAGACGTCGGCCGGCCGTGTGCCCGTCATCGCCGGTGCCGGATCGAACAACACCCTGGAAGCGATCGACCTGGCTGTCTTCGCCGAGAAGGCGGGGGCCGATGCGCTGCTGGTTGTCACGCCTTACTACAACAAGCCGAACCAGGAAGGCCTCTTCCAGCATTTCAAGGCCGTCAACGATGCGGTCGGGCTTCCGATCTTCATCTACAACATTCCGGGCCGGTCCATCGTCGACATGTCGGTGGAAACCATGGCGCGCCTTTATGAACTCCCGAATATCGTGGGCGTGAAGGATGCGACGGCCAAGGTCGACCGGGTGAGCGCGCAGCGCGCGGCGATGGGGCCGGATTTCGTGCAGTTGTCCGGCGAAGACGCCACGGCGCTGGCCTTCATGGCGCATGGCGGCCATGGCTGCATTTCGGTCACGAGCAACGTGGCGCCGCGTCTTTGCGCGCAGTTCCAGGAGGCCTGCATGGCCGGCGACTATGCCGGCGCGCTGGAAATCCAGGACAAACTGTTCCCGCTGCATCAAGCGCTTTTCGTCGAGCCGAATCCGCAGGGCCCGAAATATGCGCTGTCGCTGCTCGGCCGGGTGGAAAACGAGATGCGCTTGCCGATGGTCCCTGTGACGTCGCCGACGCAGCAGGTTATCCGCCAGGCCATGGTGCACGCCGGCCTGCTGAACTGA
- the smpB gene encoding SsrA-binding protein SmpB, protein MAKPDKKSSASRIVADNRKARYNYEIGEAIEAGLQLSGTEVKSLRAGRSNLADSYAAEYRGEIYLYNAYIPEYLQANRFNHETKRPRKLLLHKRQIQRLIGAVDREGMTIVPLKIYFDDKGRAKCEIALGKGKKLHDKRATEKQRDWNREKSRLLKSHS, encoded by the coding sequence ATGGCCAAGCCCGACAAGAAGTCTTCGGCATCACGCATCGTCGCCGACAATCGCAAGGCTCGTTACAATTACGAGATTGGCGAAGCGATCGAGGCTGGCCTGCAGCTCTCAGGCACGGAGGTGAAATCCCTTCGGGCCGGACGGTCAAATCTCGCTGATTCCTACGCCGCCGAATATCGCGGCGAGATTTATCTCTACAACGCCTACATTCCGGAATACCTGCAGGCCAACCGCTTCAACCACGAGACCAAGCGGCCGCGCAAGCTGCTCCTGCACAAGCGTCAGATCCAGCGGCTCATCGGTGCGGTCGATCGCGAAGGCATGACGATCGTGCCTTTGAAAATCTATTTCGACGACAAGGGGAGGGCGAAATGCGAGATCGCCCTCGGCAAGGGCAAGAAGCTCCACGACAAGCGTGCGACGGAGAAGCAGCGGGACTGGAACCGCGAAAAATCCCGCCTGCTCAAGAGCCACAGCTAG
- a CDS encoding arginyltransferase encodes MTHHPTDAPQFYLTAPSPCPYLHGRQERKVFTHLVGERASTLNDVLTQGGFRRSQNIAYRPACETCRACVSVRILVDEFQPGRRFRRTIKRNEDIVGQELPAAPTSEQYALFRDYLDARHADGGMVDMSMLDFAMMVEDTHVETHVIEYRRRGPDTHLTGAGTGDLLAVALSDVLSDGMSMVYSFFDPAAYGRGLGTYMILDHIRRARGRGLPYVYLGYWVEGSRKMDYKISFRPQEHLRPRGWERID; translated from the coding sequence ATGACGCATCATCCGACCGACGCGCCGCAATTCTACCTGACGGCCCCCTCCCCTTGCCCCTATCTTCACGGGCGGCAGGAGCGGAAGGTCTTTACGCATCTCGTCGGCGAGCGGGCGTCCACACTCAACGATGTGCTGACCCAAGGCGGTTTTCGCCGCAGCCAGAACATTGCCTATCGGCCGGCCTGCGAGACCTGCCGCGCCTGCGTCTCCGTGCGCATCCTGGTCGACGAGTTCCAGCCCGGCCGCCGCTTTCGGCGTACTATCAAGCGCAATGAGGATATTGTCGGGCAGGAGTTGCCGGCAGCGCCGACTTCCGAGCAGTATGCGCTTTTCCGCGACTATCTCGATGCCCGCCACGCCGATGGCGGCATGGTCGACATGAGCATGCTCGACTTTGCCATGATGGTCGAGGACACGCATGTCGAGACCCATGTGATCGAATACCGGCGGCGCGGGCCCGACACGCATCTGACGGGGGCCGGCACCGGGGACCTCCTCGCGGTGGCGCTTAGCGATGTCCTCTCCGACGGGATGTCGATGGTCTACAGCTTCTTCGATCCGGCGGCTTACGGGCGCGGGCTCGGCACCTACATGATCCTCGATCACATCCGGCGCGCCCGCGGCCGCGGCCTGCCTTATGTCTATCTCGGCTATTGGGTCGAAGGCTCGCGGAAGATGGACTACAAGATCAGCTTTCGCCCGCAGGAGCATCTGCGGCCGCGCGGCTGGGAGCGGATCGACTGA
- a CDS encoding RDD family protein, with protein sequence MGETAYDIDYQPDPLTNFRLYSGVRTKRLLAFLLDVVILAILTFMAGAIIFVLGILTLGLGWLLYAILWPVLALVYCAFTLGGPNSATLGMQAMGIEMRQVDGSRMTPALAAVHSILFYASVSILTPFITLICLFTDRKRLLQDLLLGTVVINKT encoded by the coding sequence GTGGGCGAAACGGCATACGATATCGACTACCAGCCGGATCCCCTGACGAACTTCCGGCTCTATTCGGGTGTGCGCACGAAGCGCCTGCTCGCCTTCCTGCTGGACGTGGTGATCCTGGCGATCCTGACCTTCATGGCGGGCGCGATCATCTTCGTTCTGGGCATCCTGACGCTTGGCCTCGGGTGGCTGCTTTATGCGATCCTCTGGCCCGTGCTGGCGCTTGTCTACTGCGCCTTCACCCTGGGCGGCCCCAATTCGGCGACGCTCGGCATGCAGGCGATGGGGATCGAGATGCGACAGGTCGACGGCAGCCGGATGACACCGGCGCTCGCCGCCGTTCATTCCATCCTGTTCTACGCGTCGGTCTCGATTCTCACGCCCTTCATCACGCTCATTTGCCTGTTTACCGACCGCAAGCGGCTGCTTCAGGATCTGCTTCTCGGCACCGTGGTCATCAACAAGACCTGA
- a CDS encoding threonine ammonia-lyase: protein MDRPLLRLPTLDDVRDAATLIEGQVIRTPFLFSPKLSEICGCEVFVKYENMQATSAFKERGALVKLTGLTEDERKRGVIAMSAGNHAQAVARHATRLGIRSTIVMPVTTPHVKVQATEAFGARVILEGEVVSEAQEAAARIAAEENLVWVHPYDDFDVIRGQGTIALEMLEDQPDLDVMVIPVGGGGMISGIGIAARGLKPEIEIIGAETKLYPAMWARLHDLEQPSGGNTLAEGIAVRDVGVLTLEAARHVVDDIILLTEPQIERAVSLYLTAQKTVAEGAGAAGLAAVLAEPGRFAGRKVGLVLCGGNIDPRLLASVLMRELAREERIIAIRMYLPDRPGVLGDLSMIIGSKGGNILEVSHKRTVLDIPAKGAALDITFEARSGAHAEEVCETLRQRGYEVVRLQHY, encoded by the coding sequence ATGGACCGCCCCCTCCTCCGCCTGCCGACCCTCGACGATGTCCGCGACGCCGCTACGCTGATCGAGGGACAGGTGATCCGCACGCCGTTCCTCTTTTCGCCGAAGCTGTCGGAGATCTGCGGCTGCGAGGTTTTCGTCAAATACGAGAACATGCAGGCGACGAGCGCCTTCAAGGAGCGCGGCGCACTGGTCAAGCTGACGGGGCTGACGGAGGACGAGCGCAAGCGCGGCGTCATCGCCATGTCGGCCGGCAATCACGCCCAGGCCGTGGCGCGCCATGCCACCCGGCTCGGCATTCGCTCGACGATCGTGATGCCCGTGACCACGCCGCATGTGAAGGTGCAGGCGACGGAGGCCTTCGGCGCGCGGGTGATCCTGGAAGGGGAAGTCGTCTCGGAGGCGCAGGAAGCGGCCGCGCGAATCGCGGCCGAAGAAAATCTCGTCTGGGTCCACCCTTACGACGATTTCGACGTCATCCGGGGCCAGGGGACGATCGCTCTGGAAATGCTGGAGGACCAGCCCGATCTCGACGTGATGGTCATCCCGGTCGGCGGCGGCGGCATGATCTCGGGGATCGGCATTGCCGCGCGTGGACTGAAGCCCGAGATCGAGATCATCGGTGCGGAAACGAAGCTCTATCCGGCGATGTGGGCCCGGCTGCACGATCTGGAGCAGCCGTCCGGCGGAAACACTCTCGCCGAGGGCATCGCCGTGCGTGATGTCGGCGTCCTGACGCTGGAAGCTGCCCGGCACGTGGTGGACGACATCATTCTCCTGACCGAGCCCCAGATCGAGCGCGCCGTCAGCCTTTATCTCACCGCCCAGAAGACCGTGGCGGAAGGTGCCGGTGCGGCCGGTCTTGCCGCCGTGCTGGCCGAGCCGGGTCGGTTCGCGGGGCGCAAGGTCGGGCTCGTTCTTTGCGGCGGCAACATCGATCCGCGCCTGCTCGCCTCCGTCCTTATGCGCGAGCTTGCCCGCGAGGAGAGGATCATCGCCATCCGGATGTATCTTCCGGACCGCCCGGGCGTGCTCGGCGATCTGTCCATGATCATCGGCTCGAAAGGCGGCAATATCCTCGAAGTCTCGCACAAGCGGACGGTGCTCGACATTCCCGCCAAGGGTGCGGCGCTGGACATCACCTTCGAGGCGCGCAGCGGCGCCCATGCGGAAGAGGTCTGCGAGACCTTGCGCCAGCGAGGATACGAGGTCGTCCGGTTGCAGCATTATTGA
- a CDS encoding NADH-quinone oxidoreductase subunit A: protein MDELLRGYLPIVVFMAIALVIGLALLVSPFLLAFKNPDPEKLSAYECGFNAFDDARMKFDVRFYLVSILFIIFDLEVAFLFPWAVSFGKVGIFGFWSMMVFLGVLTIGFIYEWKKGALEWD, encoded by the coding sequence ATGGACGAACTTCTCAGGGGCTATCTCCCCATCGTCGTTTTCATGGCCATCGCGCTGGTCATCGGTCTGGCGTTGCTGGTGTCACCCTTCCTCCTTGCCTTCAAGAATCCGGACCCGGAAAAGCTGTCGGCCTACGAATGCGGCTTCAACGCCTTCGACGATGCCCGCATGAAATTCGACGTGCGGTTCTATCTGGTGTCGATTCTTTTCATCATCTTCGACCTTGAGGTCGCCTTCCTGTTCCCTTGGGCCGTGTCCTTCGGCAAGGTCGGGATCTTCGGGTTCTGGTCGATGATGGTGTTCCTGGGCGTGCTGACGATCGGCTTCATCTACGAGTGGAAAAAAGGAGCGCTGGAATGGGATTGA
- a CDS encoding NuoB/complex I 20 kDa subunit family protein, translating to MGLTAEKPLVAPAPKGIIDPSTGKPVGANDPFFMEINNELADKGFLVTATDDLINWARTGSLMWMTFGLACCAVEMMQMSMPRYDAERFGFAPRASPRQSDVMIVAGTLTNKMAPALRKVYDQMPDPRYVISMGSCANGGGYYHFSYSVVRGCDRIVPVDIYVPGCPPTAEALLYGVLLLQKKIRRTGTIER from the coding sequence ATGGGATTGACCGCTGAAAAGCCGCTGGTCGCCCCGGCTCCCAAGGGCATCATCGATCCCTCGACCGGCAAGCCGGTCGGTGCGAACGACCCCTTTTTCATGGAAATCAACAACGAGTTGGCCGACAAGGGCTTTCTCGTCACCGCGACCGACGATCTGATCAACTGGGCCCGTACCGGCTCGCTGATGTGGATGACCTTCGGTCTCGCCTGCTGCGCCGTCGAGATGATGCAGATGTCGATGCCCCGCTACGATGCGGAGCGCTTCGGCTTTGCCCCGCGCGCCAGCCCGCGCCAGTCGGACGTGATGATCGTCGCCGGCACGCTGACCAACAAGATGGCGCCCGCCCTGCGCAAGGTCTACGACCAGATGCCGGACCCGCGTTATGTCATCTCGATGGGCTCCTGCGCCAACGGCGGCGGCTACTATCACTTCTCCTATTCCGTGGTGCGCGGTTGCGACCGCATCGTTCCGGTGGACATCTACGTCCCCGGATGCCCGCCCACGGCCGAAGCCCTTCTTTACGGCGTTCTTCTTCTCCAGAAGAAGATCCGCCGCACCGGAACCATCGAGCGCTGA
- a CDS encoding NADH-quinone oxidoreductase subunit C, whose protein sequence is MDENLKELGSYIGQALDASGVAVEIAHGELNLTVPASELLGVMRFLRDDSQCRFFSFIDLCGVDYPAREQRFDVVTHLLSPTLNLRLRVKVATDEVTPVPSITSIFPGADWFEREAYDLYGILFTGHPELRRLLTDYGFEGHPLRKDFPTTGFVEVRYDDEAKRVVYEPVRLNQEFRNFDFLSPWEGTEYVLPGDEKAS, encoded by the coding sequence ATGGACGAGAACCTGAAGGAACTCGGCAGCTACATCGGACAGGCTCTGGACGCATCCGGGGTCGCGGTGGAGATTGCACACGGTGAATTGAACCTGACGGTGCCGGCGTCCGAGTTGCTCGGCGTGATGCGTTTCCTGCGTGACGATTCACAGTGCCGCTTCTTCAGCTTCATCGACCTTTGCGGCGTCGATTATCCCGCCCGCGAGCAGCGCTTCGACGTGGTGACCCACCTTCTGTCGCCGACGCTGAACTTGCGCCTGCGTGTGAAGGTCGCGACCGACGAGGTAACGCCGGTTCCCTCGATCACCTCGATCTTTCCGGGCGCCGACTGGTTCGAGCGCGAGGCCTACGACCTTTACGGCATCCTCTTCACCGGTCATCCGGAACTGCGCCGCCTGCTCACGGACTACGGCTTCGAGGGCCATCCGCTGCGCAAGGACTTCCCGACGACCGGTTTCGTCGAGGTCCGCTACGACGACGAGGCCAAGCGCGTGGTCTACGAGCCCGTGCGCCTCAACCAGGAATTCCGCAACTTCGATTTCCTGTCTCCCTGGGAAGGCACCGAATACGTGCTACCGGGCGACGAGAAGGCGAGTTGA
- a CDS encoding NADH-quinone oxidoreductase subunit D: MAESEVRNFNINFGPQHPAAHGVLRLVLELDGEVVDRVDPHIGLLHRGTEKLIETKTYLQAVPYFDRLDYVAPMNQEHAFCLAVEKLAKIEVPRRAQLIRVLYSEIGRLLSHLLNVTTQAMDVGALTPPLWGFEPREELMVFYERASGSRMHAAYFRPGGVHQDLPDALVDDIEAFCDPFLKTLDDIEGLLTDNRIFKQRNVDIGVVSLEDAWAWGFSGVMVRGSGAAWDLRKAQPYECYSEMEFDIPIGKNGDCYDRYLIRVEEMRQSVRIMKQCIAKLRVEKGPVTSVNGKFSPPKRGEMKRSMEALIHHFKLYTEGFHVPAGEVYTAVEAPKGEFGVYLVADGTNKPYRCKIRAPGFAHLQAMDFLNRGHMLADVSAILGSLDIVFGEVDR, translated from the coding sequence ATGGCTGAGAGCGAAGTCCGCAATTTCAATATCAACTTCGGTCCGCAGCATCCGGCGGCCCACGGCGTGCTCCGCCTCGTGCTGGAGCTCGACGGCGAGGTGGTCGACCGCGTCGACCCGCATATCGGCCTGCTCCATCGCGGCACCGAGAAGCTGATCGAAACCAAGACCTATCTGCAGGCCGTGCCCTATTTCGACCGGCTCGACTATGTCGCGCCGATGAACCAGGAACACGCCTTCTGCCTGGCCGTCGAGAAGCTTGCGAAGATCGAGGTGCCGCGCCGCGCGCAGCTCATCCGCGTGCTTTATTCCGAAATCGGCCGCTTGCTCTCGCATCTCCTCAACGTCACGACGCAGGCGATGGACGTTGGCGCGCTGACCCCGCCGCTCTGGGGCTTCGAGCCGCGCGAAGAGCTGATGGTCTTCTACGAGCGCGCCTCGGGCAGCCGTATGCATGCGGCCTATTTCCGGCCGGGCGGCGTTCATCAGGATCTGCCGGATGCGCTGGTCGACGATATCGAGGCCTTCTGCGACCCGTTCCTGAAGACCCTCGACGACATCGAGGGCCTGCTCACCGACAACCGCATCTTCAAGCAGCGCAACGTCGACATCGGCGTCGTCAGCCTTGAGGATGCCTGGGCCTGGGGCTTCTCCGGTGTCATGGTGCGCGGCTCCGGCGCGGCCTGGGACCTGCGCAAGGCGCAGCCCTACGAGTGCTATTCGGAGATGGAATTCGACATTCCGATCGGCAAGAACGGCGACTGCTATGATCGTTACCTGATCCGCGTCGAGGAAATGCGCCAGTCGGTGCGCATCATGAAGCAGTGCATTGCCAAGCTTCGGGTCGAGAAGGGGCCGGTGACGTCGGTCAACGGCAAGTTCTCCCCCCCGAAGCGCGGCGAGATGAAGCGCTCGATGGAAGCGCTCATCCACCACTTCAAGCTCTATACCGAAGGCTTCCATGTGCCGGCCGGCGAGGTCTATACCGCCGTCGAAGCGCCGAAGGGCGAATTCGGCGTCTATCTCGTCGCCGACGGCACGAACAAGCCGTATCGCTGCAAGATCCGCGCTCCGGGTTTCGCGCACCTTCAGGCCATGGATTTCCTGAACCGCGGGCACATGCTGGCCGACGTGTCGGCGATCCTCGGTTCGCTCGATATCGTGTTCGGAGAGGTTGACCGCTGA
- the nuoE gene encoding NADH-quinone oxidoreductase subunit NuoE, which produces MAVRRLHHEQPESFQFSDKTLAFAEACVKKYPEERRASAVIPLLWEVQQQEGWISEPAIRAVADYLGMPYIRVLEVATFYTMFLLAPVGKKAHIQVCGTTPCMLRGSEDLIAVCKRRIAENAFEISADGDFSWEEVECLGACVNAPMIQVVEDTYEDLTPESFEAILDTFASGGTPTPGPQNGRHFGCAAGGPTTLLDPELYRGTAASPKVVPAPKPEAAPAADTVPETPEARSQNAGKPSTDDRTEVEVARSSGEDVSGADEVVSDEFRPVTLAAPQGEADDLKRIKGVGPKLEKMLNEMGIYHFSQIAEWTDMNLKWVDQNLTGFKGRASRDQWIEQSKVLATGAETEFSKRVDAGDVPSSQ; this is translated from the coding sequence ATGGCCGTCCGTCGTCTACATCACGAGCAGCCCGAGAGCTTTCAATTCTCGGACAAGACGCTCGCCTTCGCCGAAGCGTGCGTGAAGAAATACCCGGAAGAACGCCGGGCCTCCGCCGTCATTCCGCTGCTCTGGGAAGTCCAGCAGCAGGAAGGCTGGATCAGCGAGCCGGCGATCCGCGCCGTCGCCGATTATCTCGGCATGCCGTATATCCGCGTGCTTGAGGTCGCGACCTTCTACACGATGTTCCTGCTCGCCCCCGTCGGCAAGAAGGCCCACATCCAGGTGTGTGGCACGACGCCCTGCATGCTGCGCGGATCGGAAGACCTGATCGCCGTCTGCAAGCGCCGCATCGCCGAGAACGCCTTCGAGATTTCCGCCGATGGCGATTTCTCCTGGGAAGAGGTCGAATGCCTCGGTGCCTGCGTCAACGCGCCGATGATCCAGGTCGTCGAGGACACCTACGAGGACCTGACGCCGGAGAGCTTCGAGGCGATCCTCGACACCTTTGCATCCGGCGGCACGCCGACGCCGGGCCCGCAGAACGGCCGCCATTTTGGCTGCGCCGCCGGCGGCCCGACGACGCTGCTCGATCCGGAGCTTTACCGCGGCACCGCCGCTTCGCCCAAGGTCGTGCCTGCGCCGAAGCCGGAGGCCGCACCGGCCGCTGACACGGTTCCGGAAACGCCGGAGGCGCGCAGCCAGAACGCAGGCAAGCCCTCCACCGACGACCGCACGGAAGTCGAAGTGGCCCGCAGCAGCGGCGAGGATGTGTCCGGCGCTGACGAAGTCGTCTCCGACGAGTTCCGGCCCGTGACGCTTGCCGCGCCGCAGGGCGAGGCCGACGATCTGAAGCGGATCAAGGGCGTCGGGCCGAAGCTGGAAAAGATGCTCAACGAAATGGGCATCTACCACTTCAGCCAGATCGCCGAGTGGACCGACATGAACCTCAAGTGGGTCGACCAGAACCTGACCGGATTCAAGGGGCGCGCCTCCCGCGACCAGTGGATCGAGCAGTCAAAGGTGCTGGCGACCGGCGCGGAAACCGAATTCTCCAAGCGCGTCGACGCGGGCGATGTCCCGTCGAGCCAGTGA